Genomic window (Roseivirga sp. 4D4):
AGTCACCACCTCGTTCTTGTAAAATGGACTGTTCAAGAAGTAGTCATAAACCTTATCGCTGGTAAAACCAGTAAATAATTCTGAGTACCATTCGTAATCCTCAGACCACTTTTCCAATACCTTATTGGCTACATCTGAAATGCTCCTGTTATAATAGTCTACTTGTGTTTTGTCATCAATATAAACCTTATTTAGTCCAGCTATTAAGGGTTCAAAGCGTGCTGGTATATTGTCAATATTTCGCATTAGGCTATTATAGCCATTATTGGTAGTTATTAAATCAACCACATTAGTCACGACAGAAAAAAGACCATTACCAGGTGTTTTGTAATCTTCCAGTGTCAATTTATTGGCCAGTACCAGAGATATCAGTGAGTCCTTGACTCGATAATATTCAATTAGCTCAGTTGCCTTGTCGATATCAATTTCTAGCTCTTGCTGTATCTGAAGGAGAGTGGAAACAACTTTCTTCTCATTGTTATTCTCCTCATTGCGATTGTTGATATTAAGAGCGATCAGGATACCGACAATCACTAAGACGATTTCCCCTGTCAAATATAAGAGGTACTTCAGGAAGCTGTTTTTTGATAAAAGGCTTTTGCGGACTCTTCTTAAGGCACTGATCATGGTTAACAATTTCTTC
Coding sequences:
- a CDS encoding DUF6090 family protein, encoding MISALRRVRKSLLSKNSFLKYLLYLTGEIVLVIVGILIALNINNRNEENNNEKKVVSTLLQIQQELEIDIDKATELIEYYRVKDSLISLVLANKLTLEDYKTPGNGLFSVVTNVVDLITTNNGYNSLMRNIDNIPARFEPLIAGLNKVYIDDKTQVDYYNRSISDVANKVLEKWSEDYEWYSELFTGFTSDKVYDYFLNSPFYKNEVVTYNVISMQNHLPFIKQYRTDAIKSYLGIAALVDPTKPIEKRFIIPRYLYQNLPGTYRIQDNIELEISFDEGHLMLYRDGQPPRELFPLSPTKFYAINARPIFNFHKDADGKIINFTIYNNNDLLTAKKIK